A region from the Geobacter benzoatilyticus genome encodes:
- a CDS encoding transglycosylase SLT domain-containing protein, which translates to MKKMIFLSAVMMLVGVSCNQTGLRRDPVTVVLNESGVDQEVRRLMDQGIELDERKRQARAIATVFSRRTNTERAHWLASLCYLKTLGTDFMPLDLAEIALAETGSIGFNPKAVSPKGALGVWQLMPYRAESHGFTPDEMTDDEKCAEAAVRELATKLDMARGNLRRAKKLYCGVGPEADAYEVKRRRYKQELLQELRAPLSVLAEEPRFLLAFAS; encoded by the coding sequence ATGAAAAAAATGATCTTTTTATCAGCAGTCATGATGCTTGTTGGAGTTTCCTGCAACCAGACAGGATTACGCCGGGACCCCGTTACGGTGGTGCTCAATGAATCCGGGGTTGACCAGGAGGTGCGACGGCTCATGGATCAGGGAATTGAGTTGGATGAGCGCAAGCGGCAGGCCCGTGCCATTGCTACGGTCTTTTCACGGAGGACCAACACTGAGCGCGCCCACTGGCTTGCATCCCTCTGCTACCTGAAAACACTCGGCACCGATTTTATGCCCCTCGATCTTGCCGAAATCGCTTTGGCCGAAACCGGCTCCATAGGATTCAATCCTAAAGCGGTTTCTCCGAAGGGAGCGCTCGGTGTCTGGCAACTCATGCCCTACCGGGCAGAGAGCCACGGATTCACCCCTGATGAGATGACTGACGACGAAAAGTGTGCCGAGGCCGCCGTTAGAGAGCTGGCCACGAAACTTGACATGGCGCGCGGTAATCTTAGGAGGGCGAAAAAGCTGTACTGCGGTGTCGGGCCGGAAGCCGATGCCTATGAGGTCAAGCGGCGCCGCTACAAGCAGGAGCTTCTCCAGGAGCTCAGGGCTCCGCTGAGTGTTCTGGCCGAAGAACCCCGTTTCCTGTTGGCTTTCGCCTCATAG